One genomic region from Paracoccus pantotrophus encodes:
- a CDS encoding DUF6538 domain-containing protein, whose product MAGQVKNLKIKGGRFYARVSVPAHLRPTLGKSELVTALGGERRAAMRALPAAVATLQRQIAAAEAKTAGDRMDDLRTPITTADYGSAVWKRYQAMLAEDEAKRDRLPSGDMRFNLTTSTLVQDDGELITPRDWFVTCFPEVGVTNPYAFAEIILEEVGLHEASESAMDNMAEALEDAARMLRRLSYDFHGVKDAVPLVCDKDDAAWVFDKDDGSTRYVLPVIEQKEAA is encoded by the coding sequence ATGGCTGGGCAGGTGAAGAATTTGAAGATCAAGGGCGGGCGATTCTATGCCCGTGTTTCAGTCCCGGCGCATCTTCGCCCCACCCTCGGCAAATCGGAACTGGTCACGGCGCTAGGCGGCGAGCGCCGCGCTGCCATGAGGGCGCTGCCCGCTGCCGTGGCGACCCTACAGCGCCAGATCGCGGCGGCAGAGGCAAAGACGGCGGGCGACCGGATGGACGACCTGCGCACACCCATCACCACGGCAGATTATGGCAGCGCGGTCTGGAAACGGTATCAGGCAATGCTGGCCGAGGACGAAGCGAAACGGGATCGCCTGCCGAGCGGGGATATGCGCTTCAATCTTACCACGTCAACGCTGGTGCAGGATGATGGTGAGTTGATCACTCCGCGCGACTGGTTTGTGACGTGCTTTCCCGAGGTTGGCGTTACCAACCCTTACGCCTTCGCAGAAATCATTCTGGAAGAGGTTGGACTACATGAAGCGTCAGAGTCGGCCATGGATAATATGGCAGAAGCTCTGGAAGATGCCGCCCGTATGCTGCGGCGGCTAAGCTATGACTTTCACGGGGTGAAGGATGCCGTCCCCTTGGTATGCGATAAGGATGATGCCGCCTGGGTATTCGATAAGGATGACGGTTCTACCCGCTACGTCCTGCCGGTGATCGAACAGAAGGAGGCCGCATAA
- the murA gene encoding UDP-N-acetylglucosamine 1-carboxyvinyltransferase, which yields MDQIIVRGNGPLKGEIPIAGAKNACLALMPATLLTDQPLTLTNAPRLSDIRTMTALLQSLGAEVASLQDGQVLALSSHDLTSHRADYDIVRKMRASILVLGPMLARDGHAEVSLPGGCAIGARPVDLHLRALEAMGAELDLREGYVHAKAPSGGLRGAVIDFPLVSVGATENALMAATLARGTTVINNAAREPEIVDLAECLRRMGAQIEGEGTSTITVEGVQALGGATHPVVTDRIELGTYMLAPAICGGEVECLGGRIDLVAAFCEKLDEAGIEVVETARGLKVARKNGRIRAVDVVTEPFPGFPTDLQAQMMALLCTAEGTSVLEEKIFENRFMHAPELARMGARIEVHGGHATVHGVEKLRGAPVMATDLRASVSLILAGLAAEGETIVSRVYHLDRGYEKVVRKLRGVGADIERIKEVPADG from the coding sequence ATGGACCAGATCATTGTAAGGGGGAACGGGCCGCTCAAGGGCGAGATCCCGATCGCCGGGGCCAAGAACGCCTGCCTGGCGCTGATGCCGGCGACCCTGCTGACCGACCAGCCCTTGACGCTGACCAATGCGCCGCGGCTGTCGGACATCCGCACCATGACCGCGCTTTTGCAATCGCTTGGGGCCGAGGTCGCCAGTCTTCAGGACGGGCAGGTGCTGGCGCTGTCGAGCCACGACCTGACCAGCCACCGCGCCGATTACGACATCGTGCGCAAGATGCGCGCCTCGATCCTGGTGCTGGGGCCGATGCTGGCGCGGGACGGCCATGCCGAGGTCTCGCTGCCCGGCGGCTGCGCCATCGGGGCGCGGCCCGTGGACCTGCACCTGCGCGCGCTGGAGGCGATGGGGGCGGAGCTCGACCTGCGCGAGGGCTATGTCCATGCCAAGGCGCCTTCGGGCGGGCTCAGGGGCGCGGTGATCGACTTTCCGCTGGTCTCGGTCGGCGCGACCGAGAACGCGCTGATGGCGGCGACGCTGGCGCGGGGCACCACCGTCATCAACAATGCCGCGCGCGAGCCCGAGATCGTGGACCTGGCCGAATGCCTGCGTCGCATGGGCGCGCAGATCGAGGGCGAGGGAACCTCGACCATCACCGTCGAGGGCGTGCAGGCGCTGGGCGGCGCCACGCATCCGGTGGTGACGGACCGGATCGAGCTGGGCACCTACATGCTGGCCCCGGCGATCTGCGGCGGTGAGGTCGAATGCCTGGGCGGCCGCATCGATCTGGTCGCCGCCTTCTGCGAGAAGCTGGACGAGGCCGGCATCGAGGTGGTCGAGACGGCGCGCGGGCTGAAGGTCGCGCGCAAGAACGGCCGTATCCGCGCGGTCGACGTGGTGACAGAGCCCTTCCCCGGTTTCCCGACCGACCTGCAGGCGCAGATGATGGCGCTGCTTTGCACCGCCGAGGGCACCTCGGTGCTGGAGGAGAAGATCTTCGAGAACCGCTTCATGCATGCCCCGGAGCTTGCGCGCATGGGCGCCCGGATCGAGGTGCATGGCGGCCACGCCACCGTCCACGGCGTCGAAAAGCTGCGCGGCGCCCCGGTGATGGCGACCGACCTGCGCGCCTCGGTCAGCCTGATCCTCGCCGGGCTCGCCGCCGAGGGCGAGACCATCGTCAGCCGGGTTTATCACCTCGACCGCGGCTACGAGAAGGTGGTGCGCAAGCTGCGCGGCGTCGGCGCCGATATCGAACGCATCAAGGAGGTTCCCGCCGATGGCTGA
- a CDS encoding DNA polymerase III subunit chi — MGSALFYHLTRSGPAQLLPMLIGKSLQAGWRVELRGRDRARQVVLDERLWLDEGFLPHGLAGGPHDARQPVLLTVEGQAAVNAPRCLIALDGAAVSGAECLALERACIVFDGNDPEALERARTQWRALKAEDIAAEYWSEAGGRWERKQ; from the coding sequence ATGGGCTCGGCCCTGTTCTACCACCTGACGCGCTCGGGTCCGGCGCAGCTCTTGCCGATGCTGATCGGCAAGAGCCTGCAAGCGGGCTGGCGGGTCGAGCTGCGGGGCAGGGACCGGGCGCGGCAGGTGGTGCTGGACGAGAGGCTGTGGCTGGACGAGGGCTTCCTGCCGCATGGCCTGGCCGGCGGGCCGCATGACGCCCGCCAGCCGGTGCTGCTGACCGTCGAGGGCCAGGCGGCCGTCAATGCCCCGCGCTGCCTGATCGCGCTGGACGGGGCCGCGGTCTCGGGCGCGGAATGCCTGGCGCTGGAACGCGCCTGCATCGTCTTCGACGGCAATGATCCAGAGGCATTGGAACGCGCCCGGACGCAATGGCGGGCGCTGAAGGCCGAGGATATCGCTGCGGAATACTGGTCCGAGGCCGGCGGCCGCTGGGAGCGCAAGCAGTAG
- a CDS encoding DUF2948 family protein produces MADARFTDADPAPLALMAGDADDLTVISTLVQDAILPVTEIVYDGRHRQLALLLNRFRWEDADLARRDGRPYERVRAVLLVSDVRRVQSDGIDRTDKDLILELLTLTWQAGEDGTGLLLLQFAGDGTLAVEAECLNVELRDVTRPYIAPSRRAPQHPDS; encoded by the coding sequence ATGGCTGACGCCCGTTTCACCGATGCCGATCCCGCGCCGCTGGCGCTTATGGCCGGCGACGCCGACGACCTGACCGTGATCTCGACGCTGGTGCAGGACGCGATCCTGCCGGTGACCGAGATCGTCTATGATGGCCGACACCGGCAACTGGCGCTGCTCCTGAACCGTTTCCGCTGGGAGGATGCCGATCTCGCCCGCCGCGACGGCCGCCCCTATGAACGGGTGCGCGCGGTACTGCTGGTCTCGGACGTGCGGCGGGTGCAAAGCGACGGGATCGACCGCACGGACAAGGACCTGATCCTGGAACTTCTGACCCTGACATGGCAGGCGGGCGAGGACGGCACCGGCCTGCTGCTTCTGCAGTTTGCCGGCGACGGCACACTGGCTGTCGAAGCAGAGTGCCTGAATGTCGAACTGCGCGACGTGACGCGGCCTTATATCGCCCCCTCGC
- a CDS encoding leucyl aminopeptidase, with product MTHPVEISFTATDVAGLAERPGRIAILVPKTGRLPAGLPRATREAVGRAFASEAWKAVKPGKALELAFPAGLKAESLQIVLLPSGADVATSRAAGASIGARLGKADTLVLAGNHARAAEVALGLALRAYDFSAYKTKKSGNGAAAEGETPAEPAATTSHTGAPQDARLSDAAGTDEPASGPAQGATPRGRVIFMHQDPEALARAATDGAALAEGVFFTRDLVNEPANVLTTSDFADRLLAMRELGLEVEVLEEDELARLGMRALLAVGQGSESPSKVVVMRWNGGGDAAPLALVGKGVVFDTGGISIKPAAGMEEMTMDMGGAGVVAGVMRVLALRRAKANVVGLVGLVENMPDGRAQRPGDIVRSMKGDTIEVINTDAEGRLVLADVLWYAQQRFKPAALVDLATLTGAVIIALGHENAGVFSNDDAFATAVLNAAKAEGEGAWRLPLGPAYDKLIDSRLADIKNTGGRAAGSITAAQFLQRFVGEGMPWVHLDIAGVALPPAETGLAPKGASGWGVMTLDRLVRDRFEKQG from the coding sequence ATGACTCATCCAGTCGAAATTTCCTTTACGGCGACGGATGTCGCGGGGCTGGCCGAGCGGCCCGGCCGCATCGCCATCCTGGTGCCCAAGACCGGGCGGCTGCCCGCCGGCCTGCCGCGCGCCACGCGCGAGGCGGTGGGGCGGGCCTTCGCATCCGAGGCCTGGAAGGCGGTCAAGCCCGGCAAGGCGCTGGAGCTGGCCTTTCCCGCCGGGCTGAAGGCGGAATCGTTGCAGATCGTGCTGCTGCCGTCCGGCGCCGACGTGGCGACGTCGCGGGCGGCGGGTGCCAGCATCGGCGCCCGGCTGGGCAAGGCCGATACCCTGGTGCTGGCCGGCAACCATGCGCGCGCCGCCGAGGTGGCGCTGGGGCTGGCGCTGCGGGCCTATGACTTCTCGGCCTACAAGACGAAGAAATCCGGCAATGGCGCCGCCGCCGAGGGCGAGACCCCGGCCGAGCCCGCCGCGACCACCAGCCACACCGGCGCGCCCCAGGATGCGCGGCTCTCGGATGCGGCAGGCACCGACGAGCCGGCGTCCGGGCCGGCTCAGGGCGCCACGCCGCGCGGCCGGGTGATCTTCATGCACCAGGATCCCGAGGCGCTGGCCCGCGCGGCCACCGACGGCGCCGCCCTGGCCGAGGGCGTGTTCTTCACCCGCGACCTGGTGAACGAGCCCGCCAATGTGCTGACCACCAGCGATTTCGCCGACCGGCTGCTGGCCATGCGCGAGCTGGGCCTGGAGGTCGAGGTGCTGGAGGAGGATGAGCTGGCCAGGCTGGGCATGCGGGCGCTGCTGGCCGTGGGGCAGGGGTCCGAGAGCCCCTCCAAGGTCGTGGTCATGCGTTGGAACGGCGGCGGTGATGCCGCGCCGCTGGCGCTGGTCGGCAAGGGCGTGGTCTTCGACACCGGCGGCATCTCGATCAAGCCCGCCGCCGGCATGGAGGAGATGACCATGGACATGGGCGGTGCGGGCGTGGTCGCCGGCGTCATGCGGGTGCTGGCGCTGCGCCGGGCCAAGGCCAATGTCGTGGGTCTGGTTGGCCTGGTCGAGAACATGCCCGACGGCCGCGCCCAGCGTCCGGGCGACATCGTGCGCTCGATGAAGGGCGACACGATCGAGGTGATCAATACCGATGCCGAGGGCCGGCTCGTGCTGGCCGATGTGCTTTGGTATGCGCAGCAACGCTTCAAGCCCGCCGCCCTGGTCGATCTGGCGACGTTGACCGGCGCCGTCATCATCGCGCTGGGGCACGAGAATGCCGGGGTATTCTCGAATGACGACGCCTTCGCCACGGCGGTGCTGAATGCCGCCAAGGCCGAGGGCGAGGGCGCCTGGCGGCTGCCGCTGGGCCCGGCCTATGACAAGCTGATCGATTCGCGCCTGGCCGACATCAAGAACACCGGCGGGCGTGCCGCCGGCTCGATCACCGCGGCGCAGTTCCTGCAGCGTTTCGTGGGCGAGGGCATGCCCTGGGTGCATCTGGACATCGCCGGGGTGGCGCTGCCGCCCGCCGAGACCGGGCTGGCGCCCAAGGGGGCATCCGGCTGGGGCGTGATGACGCTGGACCGGCTGGTGCGCGACCGCTTCGAGAAGCAGGGCTGA